The following are encoded in a window of bacterium genomic DNA:
- the mreC gene encoding rod shape-determining protein MreC: MGIKAFLKVRVFIPIALSFLIIIINPEKLRDSFRRVIIPIELLGGKIRGASSHFNEAVKDNIRLTKEKEELKREIVLLTFKYAKQDEILQENKRLREILNFKEKTNFKPIIANTLGFSSSAISSTIIIDRGLKDGIKKGFSVVCLFKEKEVFIGRVIDVFPLSSLVLLITDPEFFLPVRLKVTREKGLLEGQKDKMELKFIENKIPVRQKESVLTVQDEFIPDDILIGYVDNISSKKSGLFRKVFVKPAISFSRLEEVLVLVP; the protein is encoded by the coding sequence ATGGGTATCAAGGCTTTCCTCAAAGTAAGGGTCTTTATTCCTATTGCCCTATCTTTTCTTATTATTATCATAAATCCCGAGAAATTAAGGGATTCTTTTCGTAGGGTTATCATTCCTATAGAGCTACTTGGTGGAAAAATAAGGGGGGCTTCTTCCCATTTTAACGAAGCTGTAAAGGATAATATAAGGCTTACAAAAGAAAAGGAGGAATTAAAGAGAGAAATTGTTTTGCTTACTTTTAAATATGCAAAACAAGATGAAATTTTACAAGAAAACAAAAGGCTTCGCGAAATTCTTAATTTTAAAGAAAAAACAAATTTTAAACCAATTATAGCCAATACATTGGGTTTTTCTTCCTCTGCTATATCTTCAACAATTATTATTGATAGGGGATTAAAAGATGGAATAAAAAAGGGCTTCTCTGTTGTTTGCCTTTTTAAAGAGAAGGAGGTTTTTATAGGAAGGGTAATTGATGTTTTTCCGCTATCATCCCTTGTCCTTCTTATAACAGACCCGGAGTTTTTTCTTCCTGTAAGGCTTAAAGTAACAAGGGAAAAGGGGCTTTTAGAAGGACAGAAAGACAAGATGGAGCTTAAATTTATAGAAAACAAAATACCTGTTAGACAGAAAGAATCTGTTCTTACTGTTCAAGATGAATTTATACCAGATGATATCCTCATTGGCTATGTAGATAATATTTCTTCTAAAAAAAGTGGGTTATTTAGAAAGGTATTTGTGAAACCAGCAATTTCCTTTTCTCGCCTTGAAGAGGTTCTTGTTCTTGTTCCGTAG
- a CDS encoding rod shape-determining protein, which yields MFKKILAFFSNDMGMDLGTATTLVYLKGEGIVLAEPSVVAINRETRDILAVGNDAKRMLGRTPANIVAIQPLRDGVIADFEITQDMIRYFIQKANKKKTLLPFKPRIVIGVPSGITEVERRAVIEAAEQAGASEVYLIEEPMAAAIGANIPVQEPTGHMIVDIGGGTTEVAVISLGGMVVSKSIRIAGNEMDEAIVQYIRKHYNLLIGDRTAEEIKIKIGSAYPLAEESIMEVKGRDANTGLPRTLRISSDKIREALKEPISFIIDVIKSALEETPPELSSDIVDKGITMAGGGSLLNGLNKLISEETSLPVVIAEDSTKCVAIGTGKYLDELKNIKMAKKRASLQWVSRLSSK from the coding sequence ATGTTTAAAAAGATTCTCGCTTTTTTCTCAAATGATATGGGAATGGATTTGGGAACAGCCACAACCCTTGTTTATTTAAAGGGAGAGGGAATTGTTTTAGCAGAGCCATCTGTGGTTGCAATAAATAGGGAGACAAGGGATATTCTTGCTGTAGGAAATGATGCAAAAAGGATGCTTGGAAGAACACCTGCTAATATTGTTGCCATTCAGCCATTAAGGGATGGTGTTATTGCAGATTTTGAGATAACGCAGGATATGATTAGATACTTTATCCAGAAGGCTAATAAAAAGAAGACACTTTTGCCATTTAAACCAAGGATTGTTATTGGTGTTCCATCTGGAATAACAGAGGTTGAAAGGAGGGCTGTTATTGAAGCAGCAGAGCAGGCTGGAGCCTCTGAGGTTTATTTAATTGAAGAGCCTATGGCAGCAGCTATTGGTGCAAATATCCCTGTTCAAGAACCAACAGGCCATATGATTGTTGATATTGGTGGAGGAACAACAGAGGTTGCTGTTATCTCCCTTGGAGGGATGGTTGTTTCTAAGTCTATCCGCATTGCAGGGAATGAAATGGATGAGGCAATTGTTCAATATATAAGGAAGCATTATAATCTTTTAATAGGAGATAGAACAGCAGAGGAGATAAAGATAAAGATTGGTTCTGCATATCCACTTGCTGAGGAGAGCATAATGGAAGTAAAGGGAAGGGATGCAAATACAGGGCTTCCAAGGACATTAAGAATTTCATCGGATAAGATACGGGAGGCATTAAAGGAGCCCATAAGCTTTATTATTGATGTTATAAAGTCTGCCCTGGAGGAAACACCACCTGAGCTTTCATCTGATATTGTTGATAAGGGTATAACAATGGCAGGGGGAGGTTCTCTTCTTAATGGCCTTAATAAACTAATCTCTGAGGAAACCTCTCTTCCTGTTGTTATTGCAGAAGATTCAACCAAATGTGTAGCCATTGGAACTGGAAAATACCTTGATGAGCTGAAAAATATCAAAATGGCAAAGAAAAGGGCTAGTCTACAATGGGTATCAAGGCTTTCCTCAAAGTAA